The genomic DNA TTGGAGACTGAGCGCAGAGGGAAGAATGTGTAATATTTAAGACCTTCGTAAAGTTTATTGCTAATCATAATCATGTGAAATGTCACCAGCCGATCTGCACCAGATGCACAAGCATAATGAGGAGGCCTACATCAACCCTGAGACATGGCAGAAGATGGCGACAGCCACCATGACAGTACTCCGAGAGGAGGACACCAGACCTCCCTCCACCCACAGAGTCTCAGGTAGATACAGGGGCTTTCACATTGATGTGATTCTCTATAAGGCATATGCAACAGGACCGAGAGGAaatgtgtgtcccaaatgtcatCCTATTCCATACATAGTTCACGACTtccgaccagagccctattggccatTTAGGACACAACCCAAAGTGGTAGTGGCACCCTGACAACCTGTCCAGCTCGCTGTGTCAGGCTCAGCTAACATGTTATTTTGTCTGGTGGGTTTCTGTCAACAGGTTTTGTTCAGGCTCCTTTGTTTGCCAGAGGCAGTGTTTTTGGTAACCGGCCCACACCACAGCAAGTCCACGAACAGGACAAGCACAAGGCTTACCTCAAACAACAGGTACTGGATGTCCCGCCTCGGCACTGTGTGGCTAAAATAGTCTTTTCACATCATCAGCTGAAATTCACTAAGTCACGTAAAAAAGCTTATTGCGGAGCTTAAATAACAATGTTGTACTGATGCGCATTGATGGTTTGGTTTACCTTAGTCAGCTACGGTATGTGATTGGATACACGTACACACAGTGATTACCCTGGTTGTCTGTCCTGCTGCCTAGATTGAAGAGAAGCGGAAGAAGGAGGCGGAGGAGCGAGAGAGCCAGAGGCTGGAGGAGGcgaaggaggagaagaggctgtTTGAGCAGAGGGAGCGCATCCAGAGAGAGTATGAAGAAGAACAGGACAGGAAGAAGCGCAAGGAGATGGAGGTCAGTATTAACTGGACCAGGGCTAACTAAGGGAGCTGTAGCGTTAGGTTACACTGCAATACTCTTAGCTACTAGTATGAGtaacatgtcaatcagctgaatGCTATCATATGACATGAGTCATTCAGTTCAGGAAATCTTtattgtaacacacacacatttcagagGACTGAGCAAGGTTTTTCTCCCTCCAGCAAAAAGCCAAGAATGAGCAGCTGATCCGTCTGGCTGAGGAGCGAaagaaagaggtggagaggaagaagaaagaggcagaggagaaggagaactctGCCCTGAGGAAGCAGTATGAGAAGGAGAGACAAGCACGTCTAGAAGAGGTGAGCTGACTGGAAAACGCTCCGTTTGACCCTCTGAACATCGAGGGGCGGTTTACTGTACACATTAAGCCTATTCCTCGACTAGAAATCatgctcaatggagaatctccatttaAAGCTCTCCACTTAATCTGGGAAACTGAGTTGAGTGATGACATTGTGGTTGCCTGTCTAATAGGTACCAAGGGAGCCGTCTCCCCCCATCCCCACCCTCCGGAAGAGGTATCAGGCTCCCCAGTACACCCCCAGACCTCCGTCCATGGACAGCCGTCGCTCTACTGCCGTCTCCCTGTCTGTGAGTGACTTCCAGAGCCCACAGCATGTCCTCTTCCACACTACCATTGAGGGAAATAGTTTGACTGTGAGGAGAGGTTAGTGGAGAATGACTGGGTCTggtcttccttcctctcttccccctgtagGAGCATTCTCTATCAGGGCTCCAGTCCCCTCCAGTCCCAGCCCGCTGGAACCAGCTGCGAGCTGCCGGTAACACTGACTCCCACAATAATACAACACATCGTAGTTCAACTGTTTTCTCTCAACTTCTGAGATACTGATGTCTGTCTGTGCGTACCAGAAGACCAGCGGGGTGTGATCAGTGAACTGTCGGTGCTGCGCAGACAGCTGCGTAGCGAGCAGAAACGCCTGGAGGTCCAGCTACTGCAGTCAGAGTGGGAGGAGCTGGGCTCACCTATGAGTGATAGGTAAGGCTGGTGAGGTGATGCCCTCCACTGTTGGTCTCATGGCTTCAGCAAGCCAAGGGTCCAGGCTGTGTGTTAGTTGTAGTGTCCTATCTATAGGCTATGTCTCCAGGCTGACCCATACTCTGTCCAGGCTCAGGGACAGGCCCCAGGTGGATGTGTTTGACATGGCCAGACTGCGGCTGCAGGCCCCTGTCAGGAGACCCTCCTCCAGGAACACAGAGCCCAACTACCTGCATAGGATCCATGACTCGCTACAGCTCCAATACAGAGGTGAAGGAGTACAGCGATTGTTTGATGAATACTTGGccggtcccaaatggcaccctattccctatgtagggtcTCATCAgaagtgcactagggaatagggtgccattggcacATAACTCAAGGCACTGATTCTTATACATGAAATCTAACAGCATAGTGTTCATCAAACAAATGCAGCAACTGGGGTTGTGTAGATTCCCTGTCACACTCCTttttttagtgcactactctttaCCAGGGTGATCAGTGATGTCATTCAGTATTGAATGGAGAAGTCATTGTTTGTGCTGCAGATGTTGATTCCAGAAAGGAGGAAGGTCATGGTTACTGTGAGCCCCCTAGGGACCGAGCTGGACAGAGGGTGGACATCCAGAGACGGGCTGGTTACAGGGTGCAGCAGCGCAGGATCAACAGCCTGAGAGAACCTGTTGACGGTCAGCAGCATTATCACCAAACACACACTATGTCTCCAGACTCCATATCAACCCTACTCACTGTCTCCAGACTCCATATCAACCCTACTCACTGTCTCCAGACTCCATATCAACCCTACTCACTGTCTCCAGACTCCATATCAACCCTACTCACTGTCTCCAGACTCCATATCAACCCTACTCACTGTCTCCAGACAGACTCCATATCAACCCTCACTGTCTCCAGACTCCATATCAACCCTACTCACTGTCTCCAGACTCCATATCAACCCTACTCACTGTCTCCAGACTCCATATCAACCCTACTCACTGTCTCCAGACTCCATATCAACCCTACTCACTGTCTCCAGACTCCATATCAACCCTACTCACTCAGACTCCATATCAACCCTACTCACTGTCTCAGACTCCATATCAACCCTAGAGACTCCATATCAACCCTACTCACTGTCTCCAGACTCCATATCAACCCTACTCACTGTCTCCAGACTCCATATCAACCCTACTCACTGTCTACAGACTCcatatcaaccctactcctgtCTCAGACTCCATATCAACCCTACTCACTGTCTCAGACTCCATATCAACCCTACTCACTGTCTACCCTAGACTCCATATCAACCCTACTACTCAACCTCCATATCAACCCTACTGTCTATCAGACTCCATATCAACCCTACTACTCAACCCATATCAACCCTACTCACTGTCTCCAGACTCCACTCACTGTCTCCAGACTCCATATCAACCCTACTCACTGTCTCCAGACTCCATATCAACCCTACTCACTGTCTAGACTCCATATCAACCCTATCAACCCTACACAGACTCCATATCAACCTCTACTCACTGTCTAGACTCCAATATCAACCCTACTCACTGTCTCTCCATATCAACCCTACTCACTGTCTACAGACTCCATATCAACCCTACTCACTGTCTCCAGACACAATATCAACCCTACTCACTGTCTAGACTCCATATCAACCTCTACTCACTGTCTAGACTCCATATCAACCCTACTCACTCACTGTCTCAGACTCAATATCAACCCTCTACTCTACAGACTCCATATCAACCCTACTCACTGTCTCCAGACACAATATCAACCTCTACTCACTGTCTAGACACAATATCAACCTCTACTCACTGTCTAGACACAATATCAACCTCTACTCACTGTCCTCAGACACAATATCAACCTCTACTCACTGTCCTCAGACACAATATCAACCTCTACTCACTGTCCTCAGACACAATATCAACCTCTACTCACTGTCCTCAGACACAATATCAACCTCTACTCACTGTCCTCAGACACAATATCAACCTCTACTCACTGTCCTCAGACACAATATCAACCTCTACTCACAGTCCGCAGACTCACTATTAAATAATATTTTATCACCGACCCGTTGACTGCTCTATCAATAACTAACTTATCAGGCGTTGTAAGGGGCTTAAATTGTTTGTCTTTGCATTTTACAGATTGTTTTGACCTGGCACCACCCCAGCAACAAGACCATTATTTGGTGAGTTTATACTGACCAGTTCATTTAGCTAGTGCACTGAACCACGTACACTGGTTTATTTGCTGTACAGTAcagcttgtctgtgtgtgtcactaAGCCTGTACACTCTGTTCTCCCCAGAGGAATGCAGTGGGGGATCCTATGAGAGGTTGCCTGTTGGAGTCTGACAGTGCTTTCATTGGTAGGCCCCTTGTGGTTCACTACTGTCCCTGGGTAGTAGGGGAAGGTGTGCGTGCGTTGGGAATAACACATGgcgtgcatcccaaatggcactctatttcccaaatagtgcactgcttttgaccggTGGCCTATGGGCTCTGAGCGCCCTATAGGCagcctatgggctctggtcaaaagtagtgcactgtatagggaatacggcactgtatagggaatacggtgccatttgggacacacgcCAGTTTTTGTAAGGGAAAGAGTGACttgagtaccagtcaaaagttgggacacctgttcattcaagggttttactattctctacattgtagaataatggcgaagacatcaaaactatgaaataacacatggaatcatggagtatccaaaaaaaatccaaatatattttaggttcttctgagtagccaccctttgccttgatgacagctttgcacactcttggcattctctaaaccagcttcatgaggaatgtcttgaaggagttcccacagatGCTGAGCACTtggtggctgcttttccttcactctgtggtccaactcatcccaaaccctctcaattgggttgaggttgtgtcatctgatacagcactccatcaccctccttggttaaatagcccttgcacagcctggaggtgtgttttgggtcattgtcctgttgaagaaaaacaaacgatagtcccactaagcgcaaaccagatgggatggtgtatcgctacagaatgctgtggtagccatgctggttaagtgtgccttgaattctaaataaatcagtgtcaccctccatgcttcacggtgggaaccacacatgcagagatctgttcacctactctgcgtctcacaaagacactggttggaaccaaaattctccaatttggactcatcagaacaatggaaagatttccaccggtctaatgtccattgcttgtgtttctgggcccaagcaagtcttcttctttttgttgtcctttagtagtggtttctttgcagcaattcgaccacgaaggcctgattcgcacagtctcctctgaacagttgatatgtgtctgttacttgaactctgaagcatttatttgggctgcaatttctgaggctggtaactctaatgaacttatcctctgcagcagaggtaactctgggtcttcctttcctgtggcggtcctcatgagagccagtttcatcctaGCACTTGATGGTTTGTGACTGCACATTTTtccaaattgactgaccttcatttcttaaagtaatgatggactgtcgttcctctgcttatttgagctgttgccataacacaactgattttagaagggaagaaattccacaagttaactttgaacaaggcatacctgttaattgaaatgcattccaggtcatTGAAgccatgaagctggtttagagaatgccagagtgtgcaaagctttcatttttatttaaccaggcaagttagttaagaacaaattcttatttacaatgacggcctaccaaaaggcaaaaggcctcctgcggggacgggggctgggattttaaaatatatataaatacaatataggacaaaacacacatcacaacaatagagacaacactacataaagagacttaagacaacacaacatggtagcagcacaaaacatggtacaaacattgggcacagtcaacagcacaaaggtcaagaaggtaggGACAACAatgcagccacaactgtcagtaagagttcccatggttagggttagtctttgaatgaagagattgcgataactgtccagtttgagtgtttgttgcagctcgttccagtcgctagctgcagcaaacttaagaggagcgacccagggatgtgtgtgctttggggaccttttaacagaatgtgactggcagaacgggtgttgtatgtggaggataaggtctgcagtagatatctcagataggggggagtgaggcctaagagcgttttataaataagcatcaaccattGGGTCTTGCGCCTGGTATACAGAGATGAGAGTGCATGAGAGTgttagagtgcagtgatgtgtcctataaggagcattggtagCAAATCacatggccgaatggtaaagaacatctagccgctcgagagcacccttaccttccaatctataaattatgtctccgtaatctagcatgggtaggatgatcatctgaatcagggttagtttggctgCTGGGGTAAAAgcggagcgattacgatagaggaaaccaagtctagacttaactttagcctgcagctttgatatgtgctgagagaaggacagtgaaCAGTCTAGCCATGCTCCCAAGTACTTATGAGGtaactacctcaagctctaaaccctcagcgGTAGTAATCAAACCTGTGTGAAGAGggacattcttcttaccaaaccacatgattttgttttggaggtgttcagaactaggttaagggtagagaaagcttgttggacacacagaaagctttgttgtagagcatttaacacaaaatctggggaggggccagctgagtataagactgtatctgcatataaatggatgattGCCTATGATTGAGCCTttgggtactcccttggtgacaggcagtggctgagacagaaGATTTCTGACTTTATATACAGCACACTTTgcgagaggtagttagcaaaccaggccaaagacccctcagacaccaatactccttagccggcccacaagaatggaatggtctgtatcaaaagctttggctaagtcaataaaaatagaagcacaatattgcttagaatcaagggcaatggtgacatcattgaggaccttttaggttgcagtgacacattcaTAATCTGAGCGGAAGTTttcccaacacttttgataaacagggcaaaatagaaataggcctataacagttaggatcagcttgatctcccctttaaataaaggacgaactgtggctgccttccaagcaatgggaacctccccagaaaggagagagaggttaaaaaGGTTGAAGAAAGGGTCTAACCAGATGGGTTTTTTGAGGGGTCAAGTTAAGgtgctcctttagcacctcagactcagtgactgcctgcagggagaaactttgtatcggggcaggggaaaagagggagaagcatcagggatagtcacattagaaggggtgggagatgaggaaatgttggataggcaaggaggcatggctgagtcaaataggaatcctgacctAATGAGtaattaaagagctcagccatgtgcttcttgtcggtaacaaccacaacaactttaagggacatgggcagctgtgaggaggagggtttattctccagatTTTTAACCGTTCTCCAGAACTTCTTTGGGCTAGACCCACaaagagagaactgctccttaaagtaactaactttggtcttccggatagcctgagtacACTTATTTCTTTGCTTGAACGATAGCCAGTCAGCTTGAGTGTGCCGAGCCTTTTGctaaatgcaattcttgaggcggagtaactctgcaagatcacggtcgaaccaggggctgaacctgtttttaattctcattttctttatgggggcgttTGTTAATAATACCACTGAACATataaaaaaagaaggtccaagcgtctGACAGAGGGGATccagctgattctataccatgttacagaggccagttcatgaaggaaggcttgttcattaaagttttttagcaagtgtctatgacaaatcaggacagattgtttcactgagcagccattacaacAGTGaccattacagaaaacaccagactgatcgCTATTTGGATTATTtgtgaggaaaacattaagaagagtagccttttctgtgtgtttggagtcataccttgtgggattggtaataatctgaggaagctttaggacttggtcaggtggtttaagcatgttccagtttaggtcacctagcaggacaaattcagacttagtataaggggccaggagagagatttgggcaggtagggtacaggctggtgctgatggaggacgatagcacccagcaacaatcaacaaagagctatttgaaagtttaatgcttaaaaccagcaaatcaaattgtttgcgaacagacttggtggagacaactgaGCACTAAAAGGTGATcgttggtaaagattgccactcccacCTTTGaaagaaaggttaacatcagtattcaaaacactatTCCTTaattaaccacgtctcagtaatgaccaacacatttggattggagctgtgaacccacactttcaattgatccgtcttaggtaataagcttccagtgttaacgtgcagaaaacccaggcttttacgagagcagaaatcagaaTTGGGGCaggcaacagtagatgggccagggtgtacatgcccATTTCCAGatatcaacagtaatacaatcaaggcacggcagagtacagggagagctctgcagtgatgatttatgacatctgaatgtgcaaAGTGTGGCGACATTGCATCAATGCAAAGGGTAGTTACTTTAAAGAATCTgaaataaacaaatacaaatattttatAACGCTTTACTACACGaggtcttcaatattattctacaatgtagaaaatagtaaaaaatgtaagagaaaccctggaatgagttggtgtgtccaaacttttgactggtactgtatatttaagaAGTGATTTGTCTCCAGATCCCATGAGGGAAACCTTTCCAGTGCCCCCCACACCTGAGCAGAAGCCCCAGCTCTCAGCCAGGGAGAGGAGGCGGCTGGCCAAGAGGGCAGACCTGCACAatgtaagtcctctgacagtctgAACTGAACTATTTGAGACTGGGACCATATTCTCAGAGTGTCTCAGTAGGGGGTGGGGCTGATCTCAGATCAGGCCCCTCCCCCGTCCTTGCAAACCTTTCATGATcgaaaaggctaaactgatcctaatTCCGCACTGAGACGCTTGACACAAACAGCCCCTGATCCCTACATTGTGAATATGGCCTCACTTCTTAAATGAAGAGGCCAGTGGCAGCTCTCCATTGAAAATGCTATATTCCTCTACCGTCATATCTTGTGCTCTGGCTTGTTTAGGAGCGGGTGTGCGCCAGAGAGCCTGTGGACCAGCCAGAGAACTACTCCCACCAGTCAGAGACCAGTCTCAACACTGAGCAGCATGGCAGAGGGCAtaaccaccaaaggaccaagagGCTGCCGGCTATGAGCCGCAGAACAGGTGGGTGAAGATCTTGGCCCTGGAAGATGGCAATGATTACATAGAGATAAAACCATAGAGGCTGTCATAGTGTGCCAGAATTGAACAATCTATATCTACCTGGAAGATCTCTATGAATGAGTATTAAGAAGAAGATGATGGATGGGTTGTAAAGGCCTCTCTTCACGGTTGTTCTCTTGTCCAGCAGACCTGTCTAGCGATGAAGATGCGTCTCCGCAGGTTTTCCCTCGTGCCCCAGAACCCCGGGGCTCAGTGGATATGGTTGCCATGGAGCCCTGGATCAGACCAGGCACCTCAGAGACTCTGAAGCGCTTAATGACCGGTCAGACCCCCCGAGGGGAGAGGCTGACCAGCAGAGAGTCTGCCGTCCAGGACTGGGAAACCCCATCTACCCATCATAGCTAACCTTACACACCCCCCAAACATTTTTGTGCAGACACTCAGTTGTATTGCAACTGTTGTCAAACGCTTTGTACATCAGCTGTACAACCGAGTGTTTAGGGGGCCTACGTTTATACACTGTCATCACTTGGCTTGATGCATCTACGTCAGTGGTCATGAAGACACAGTATCTCCTCAACACAGAAGGCTCATCTGCTTTAGCTTCTAGATTGATGTTGACTAACTTAGCCCTTTGCTTTTGTATCATGGTCTACCTCTGAAAATGCCTCTTGTTAATTTGCAATGCAGAATTAAGCTTCTTGTGAAAAATGCATAGATTGTACCTTCATGAAAAATATGCAGATTGTCTGAGAATGGTAGGCAACTCCATTACTATAAGGACAGTGTGTGCAGGCATTTTCTCCAGTCAAGCACTATTGAAGTCTATTAGTTAGATCAGTTAAGCCCGCCTGTTGCCATCCTCTGAAAGGCGTATTAGAAAGTGATCTAGGGTTGCCTTAGCCTGATGTCCTGAACTGTTCCAAAGACTAATATTTATTCATTGTATAATAATGGCACTACCTTTAATGTAACTTGTGTTAATGGCATGTTTTAAAATATGTGAAAATGTGACCTCATTTTCAACCTAATTAAATTATTTTAGATAAAGTTTTGTTTAAATTTGCATTCAGGAAAATAGGGTCTCTTATAACATAGCATAGTGATGTACCTGAATCGTCTGTCAACAAAGTTACTTCTAGTGCATATCAGTGCAGAGTTAAACCTTTGTACATTCTCATTAGTCAGAGTTGATCTAACAAAAATGAATGTATAGCTCGTTCTCCAATGTAACTGACACTCAAGACACTTTAACCCAAACATTATCCTCAAATGTGCATCTTGATTTCACAGGTGGCTAAGTGGAGAGCGGCTCATAAAACACCTGTAAACCATGTTTGATACTATTCCACtccagtattttttttttacctttatttaactaggcaagtcagttaagaacaaattcttattttcaatgacggcctaggaacagtgggttaactgcctgttcagtggcagaacgacagatttctaccttgacagctcagggatttgacctTACAACCTTTCGgctgctagtccaacgctctaaccactaggctaccctgccgcctgtTCTCCTTAAttaaaggtgccaccaacctcgtGCTCGATTCTCATAACCCAAGCTTTTTGAAAATGACCATATGTGTAGTGACAGTGCAGCTGaaattaatttgcaaattcaaATTGTTTTAATTTAAATGTTACAGTAAAAAAAATCATTAATGTTGCTCATCCTCTTCTCACCTCAGTTTCATAAAAGAATTCCAAGAGATAGCAAAAAGCACACCCTCCATAATGTTGGTCAGACGGAGAGAAATTAGTAAAATAATTGCATTGTTATTCTGATCATTAGTATGATATTTCTATGCCATACTGCAGCCATTCATTCAGTGCTTTTGTGGGCCCCACTCACTACACTATCACTGTGTGCAGCATGGAGGAGCTTCCAGTACCTTTCTGCGGGCCCTGTCACTTTCAACTAACCAGTCCGCTTTAAGAATTCCTTGCGGCCCTCGGGGGCAGAGTTCAGAGGGTTAAACATcatctgtgttccaaatggcaccatatcccctgtatagtgcactatataggaaatagggtgccattcgggatgcAAACTTTCCCTCTCCCACCCCAGAGAGGGACTGTCTTTGGAGCCTGTATCCTGTCCTGGTCCACTAGTGATGATGTCACTAGCTTCCAGCAAGCTCTGCTCTGGGACTGGGCAGCATTGAGATGTCAAAGGCATTGAAAGAACTTACGCAGCACAGCCCGGAGTTCTGGGATCAGGTCAAACTGCATGATTTCACAGAGGAGTGGGTAGTATCTGGATGCATGGGCCTTGAACTGGATAATAGAGGGATAAAGGGATGGGATCCAATTAGTTCATTCTCCACAGACATGTGAAGGGAAAATTACAACTACGTCTCGGTCTCAATTCATCCTTGCATCCCATCTCCACCTTCTCAAACGTATTGGAGGAGAAAGTCCAAGCTCTCTCCCCTTGGACTTTCTTCCCCAATGCAATTTGAGAACGAGGCGAGGAAAGATTAATTGAGAACTCTACTTTGTGATCGACTCACCCTGTCATTTGCTGATCTTCACCACCTTGGTGAGGAAGAGATTGGTCCAGGCTTCCCGGTGGCTCTCTGATGTCAGCGTGAGGAAGTAGCCCAGGGCCTCACTACACCCACTGCAATAAGAAGAGACATTACAGAAGAGTGTGGCGCTTATTTCCAGACCCCGACCAGCAGAATATTAGTCTGGTGGaacccagcctgatctcagtgtAACTCATTTTAAATTAAATGTGAGCGCAGCAGTCAGTCTGATTGACCAGGCAAGCAAAACACAGTTTCTTGCCTCAGTCTGTACTACTTGTAACCACTCCTGTCCACAATGATGGACTAAATGGTGCTGAACAGGGTGCGTTTTACTGTTTTAACACAAGTCAATAGCACAATGTCCTCTCGCTAAGTTCTTACTTGAGCAGTCGCCTCTGCACCTCTTCCCAGGCTGCCTTGCGGCTGTCGTCTGTGTACATGCGGAACAGGATGCGGAGGCCACAGGCCAGACTGTTGGTCTCCTGCTTCAACAGGTTTGGTTTGGACTTCCCCTTGAAACCTGAGTAACACACACATGCTGTGAGACAGCTGCTGTTGTATGTTAGTTTGTCAGTAAGCCATTCAAATGTCACTGTTTACTAATTCCACAACAGGACAGTCCTCTGCTTGTTGTTGGAGTTGAAGGCCTTGGCGAAGTGGTGGGACTCTAGCAGACAGTCCAGCAGTTTGAAGAGCTGATCTGAGGTCAGATAGCGGTACATTCCCTTGTCCTGGGCCTTGAACAAGACGTCTGCATCTACTGGGTCTCTCTGGAGAGGTTGACAACACCACA from Oncorhynchus keta strain PuntledgeMale-10-30-2019 chromosome 23, Oket_V2, whole genome shotgun sequence includes the following:
- the LOC118402149 gene encoding centrosome and spindle pole-associated protein 1-like isoform X7; its protein translation is MTTHSRKISLHLSRSRHKGKEQIAFLRAPPDLPDVHCSPRPPVHPKRVPSRRETATLNEGKRGLHRGGHFLVEGSGKEGLRPEDELLLPREKARLVRVDYDSEEDLTEEDLDLMERRRLRQTGSERGEERRRLRRHYKTDFRDISRLRDRRVELPDDYTETRHYADRKETNGSVVPDEDYLEASWGTSSLTPKAKLQVPAGMKPNGRSRTSTKKDEPEFATGLMIGAADADAALQRRKERYRQELQEQIAEQQRNKKREKDLELRVAVTRSTDPEKQADWIKPLGAVNGGDHARKRNDSLYPLGQGVDVPGDELNGRPSEESRERLPPEQPRVAFQSPLLEYSHTLGLSSRGISPYSQAIHRNMDTPRIPGFLPHPPSTLADAHRSPYDKVYLYHGARNPLDPNPANYGQILLTGGGQPVSYLSLPPAGPHPSQTQHSPPSQHSGSSHPEPPPHRPASDAAIMGSGIGGFPAEQIKPSKQCVLSYKEALRQQGDTRKGSSQLFCQIQDRQERRRLDREERDRYEAKLEADMKNHDPWGRGGGGAPLRDSRGNLITDLHQMHKHNEEAYINPETWQKMATATMTVLREEDTRPPSTHRVSGFVQAPLFARGSVFGNRPTPQQVHEQDKHKAYLKQQIEEKRKKEAEERESQRLEEAKEEKRLFEQRERIQREYEEEQDRKKRKEMEQKAKNEQLIRLAEERKKEVERKKKEAEEKENSALRKQYEKERQARLEEVPREPSPPIPTLRKRYQAPQYTPRPPSMDSRRSTAVSLSEHSLSGLQSPPVPARWNQLRAAEDQRGVISELSVLRRQLRSEQKRLEVQLLQSEWEELGSPMSDRLRDRPQVDVFDMARLRLQAPVRRPSSRNTEPNYLHRIHDSLQLQYRDVDSRKEEGHGYCEPPRDRAGQRVDIQRRAGYRVQQRRINSLREPVDDCFDLAPPQQQDHYLRNAVGDPMRGCLLESDSAFIDPMRETFPVPPTPEQKPQLSARERRRLAKRADLHNERVCAREPVDQPENYSHQSETSLNTEQHGRGHNHQRTKRLPAMSRRTADLSSDEDASPQVFPRAPEPRGSVDMVAMEPWIRPGTSETLKRLMTGQTPRGERLTSRESAVQDWETPSTHHS
- the LOC118402149 gene encoding centrosome and spindle pole-associated protein 1-like isoform X8, encoding MAQEQIAFLRAPPDLPDVHCSPRPPVHPKRVPSRRETATLNEGKRGLHRGGHFLVEGSGKEGLRPEDELLLPREKARLVRVDYDSEEDLTEEDLDLMERRRLRQTGSERGEERRRLRRHYKTDFRDISRLRDRRVELPDDYTETRHYADRKETNGSVVPDEDYLEASWGTSSLTPKAKLQVPAGMKPNGRSRTSTKKDEPEFATGLMIGAADADAALQRRKERYRQELQEQIAEQQRNKKREKDLELRVAVTRSTDPEKQADWIKPLGAVNGGDHARKRNDSLYPLGQGVDVPGDELNGRPSEESRERLPPEQPRVAFQSPLLEYSHTLGLSSRGISPYSQAIHRNMDTPRIPGFLPHPPSTLADAHRSPYDKVYLYHGARNPLDPNPANYGQILLTGGGQPVSYLSLPPAGPHPSQTQHSPPSQHSGSSHPEPPPHRPASDAAIMGSGIGGFPAEQIKPSKQCVLSYKEALRQQGDTRKGSSQLFCQIQDRQERRRLDREERDRYEAKLEADMKNHDPWGRGGGGAPLRDSRGNLITDLHQMHKHNEEAYINPETWQKMATATMTVLREEDTRPPSTHRVSGFVQAPLFARGSVFGNRPTPQQVHEQDKHKAYLKQQIEEKRKKEAEERESQRLEEAKEEKRLFEQRERIQREYEEEQDRKKRKEMEQKAKNEQLIRLAEERKKEVERKKKEAEEKENSALRKQYEKERQARLEEVPREPSPPIPTLRKRYQAPQYTPRPPSMDSRRSTAVSLSEHSLSGLQSPPVPARWNQLRAAEDQRGVISELSVLRRQLRSEQKRLEVQLLQSEWEELGSPMSDRLRDRPQVDVFDMARLRLQAPVRRPSSRNTEPNYLHRIHDSLQLQYRDVDSRKEEGHGYCEPPRDRAGQRVDIQRRAGYRVQQRRINSLREPVDDCFDLAPPQQQDHYLRNAVGDPMRGCLLESDSAFIDPMRETFPVPPTPEQKPQLSARERRRLAKRADLHNERVCAREPVDQPENYSHQSETSLNTEQHGRGHNHQRTKRLPAMSRRTADLSSDEDASPQVFPRAPEPRGSVDMVAMEPWIRPGTSETLKRLMTGQTPRGERLTSRESAVQDWETPSTHHS